In the Rhizobium sp. CB3090 genome, one interval contains:
- a CDS encoding FAD-linked oxidase C-terminal domain-containing protein produces MVLADAKAGTRNEAGIAAVLGILKQTFGERFQTGESFRAQHAHTTTYIPAQLPDGVVFAETSQDVQAVVRACAEHKVPVIAFGTGSSLEGQVNAPQGGISIDFSRMNRVLEVNAEDLDCTVEPGVTREQLNNYLRDTGLFFPIDPGANASIGGMASTRASGTNAVRYGTMKDNVLSVTAVTANGEEIRTARRARKSSAGYDLTRLFVGAEGTLGVLTSVTLRLQGIPQKIAGGACAFPSVKAACDAVIMTIQMGLPVARIELLDAVQMQACNRYSGLTYDEQPTLFLEFHGTDETVALQSAQFAEIAGECGGGEFVWTSNLEERNKLWKARHDAYWASRALAPELAALSTDVCVPISKLAECVAATQADIEEHGLLAPIVGHAGDGNFHVLVLFDDKTPEGIAAVEAFVARLNARALAMDGTCTGEHGIGQGKMSFLEQELGGTVDLMRQVKQALDPDAIFNPGKIFHAY; encoded by the coding sequence ATGGTGCTGGCTGATGCAAAGGCGGGAACGCGAAACGAGGCGGGCATCGCTGCAGTTCTCGGTATCCTGAAACAAACCTTCGGCGAGCGTTTTCAGACCGGCGAGAGCTTTCGGGCTCAGCATGCCCACACGACCACCTATATTCCGGCCCAGCTACCCGATGGGGTGGTTTTCGCTGAGACAAGCCAGGACGTGCAGGCGGTCGTCAGGGCCTGCGCCGAGCATAAGGTGCCGGTCATCGCCTTCGGCACGGGGTCTTCGCTGGAAGGGCAGGTGAACGCGCCGCAAGGCGGGATTTCGATCGATTTCAGCCGGATGAACCGTGTGCTTGAAGTGAATGCCGAAGATCTCGACTGCACGGTCGAGCCTGGCGTCACTCGCGAGCAGCTCAACAATTATCTGCGCGATACCGGCCTGTTCTTCCCGATCGATCCCGGCGCCAATGCTTCGATCGGCGGCATGGCCTCGACGCGCGCTTCGGGCACCAACGCTGTGCGCTACGGGACGATGAAGGACAATGTACTCTCCGTAACCGCGGTGACTGCCAATGGCGAGGAGATCCGCACCGCCCGACGCGCCAGGAAATCTTCTGCCGGCTATGATCTGACCCGGCTCTTCGTCGGTGCCGAGGGAACGCTTGGCGTCCTGACGTCGGTGACGTTGCGCCTGCAGGGCATTCCGCAGAAGATCGCCGGCGGCGCCTGCGCTTTTCCGAGCGTGAAAGCAGCTTGCGATGCGGTCATCATGACCATCCAGATGGGCCTTCCGGTCGCTCGCATCGAACTCCTGGACGCCGTTCAGATGCAAGCCTGCAATCGCTATTCCGGTTTGACTTACGACGAACAGCCGACCTTGTTCCTGGAGTTTCACGGTACGGACGAGACTGTCGCGCTGCAATCAGCCCAATTTGCCGAGATCGCCGGCGAATGCGGCGGTGGGGAATTCGTCTGGACCAGCAATCTCGAAGAGCGCAACAAGCTCTGGAAGGCGCGGCACGACGCTTACTGGGCGTCGCGGGCTTTGGCGCCGGAACTGGCTGCGTTGTCGACGGATGTCTGCGTGCCGATCTCGAAACTTGCCGAATGCGTTGCAGCGACCCAGGCCGATATCGAGGAGCATGGATTGTTGGCGCCGATCGTCGGGCACGCCGGCGATGGCAATTTCCATGTCCTGGTGTTGTTCGATGACAAGACGCCGGAAGGTATCGCCGCCGTGGAGGCCTTCGTTGCACGGCTGAATGCGCGTGCACTGGCAATGGATGGTACGTGCACCGGCGAACATGGTATCGGTCAGGGCAAGATGTCGTTTCTCGAACAGGAACTCGGCGGCACCGTCGATCTGATGCGTCAGGTCAAACAGGCGCTCGATCCCGACGCGATTTTCAACCCCGGCAAGATATTCCACGCGTATTGA
- a CDS encoding AsmA family protein, protein MLGRVLVFLGGVLVVVLFAALLAPLFIDWTDFRKNFEDQASRIIGKKVTVHGTVDARLLPFPSVTLHDVRVGQEADGTPLVQIAQFSMDAELAPFLSGEALIFDMRVSEPKVRLRLLKDGTLDWMRGSQPEIPAKSVVLEGVHVDGGDIQFIDEQSGRTRHITDLNAEMSARSLAGPWRIDGDAALDGEHGNFSIASSQPDDNGVLRVHTRLLPDRHPLNVDLDGELKLVKSKPDYIGMFTAGIEDKQTHKPADEQVQPRVKGRFELTNERIRIPEYRLEVGAADDPYVVTGEATLDTGTKPEFLLTADGQQIDVNRLGNTQGTNGKTNRNPSISARQRLNSLIAIAAEIPIPQVPGKATFRLPAIVAGDTTVRDVQLDLEPAGTGWKIDHAIGTLPGRTQVEARGNLMLQGDPNFIGNLVVASNQPSGLASWLVGSVDPAIRQLRQAGFSADVSLRHDEQRFENLEIAIGSATLKGQLDRQAPADNKAPRLAVDLSGDALDLDALRALTGLFTGQDAGETLLDHRITAHLKADQFTAFGVQADNVETSFSIADGALTLDKLAVRDVAGAEITATGRANGSLLDYKGSGEITFKAADPGPFFDMLSQHLPHHPAMDRLVRNAAWYGNTALRGALTLGGDQGDGLAVTLAGVSNGSRVNLDYRMSDLLALTGKGTTTLEATLENSVTSILFGQAGLDPLPVEADANGRLTLKVMANGTDPADAALTFATDKTSFTATGKVDVRPATFLNGKIALSLESADIDPYFVMNGIGIPQMGTGLPVKFQANAALDAGKMVFSDMKGQLADNNVSGTLTFDRKAQNTKATGELALDKADLGWLGEAIYGPITDAATGNLAKAKLGLPMFSGLDLNVKLSAKQLWPGIFGPISNFSTNAAYRGEELRLNDIAGAWNGGTLSGNLMFANSDGTGLMQTKLNLANGDLAAVAWQRDGAPLASGRFGLGLSMEASGKSLGELAANASGSGEIKLGDTHVRGLNLSVLPPLLSATDQIQGEITADKVLPIVQTLLNNGEAALPAMSIPFNISSGVIRAANISTGNDLAKLSGNAEISLADERIRGSLGIDFKAGNEALTGAEPALRLDFAGPLATPGRTMDVTDVTSFLSLRAFERERQRVERLQASVLEKQRLRREVSLYKYTAAAREAQRQRDAAIEQQRRAEEQRLRELARQADAEKQAEDAAKAKANAEARAKAEAQQLPALNGQVPQTGAPLNFNSLPGIAR, encoded by the coding sequence TTGTTAGGTAGGGTCCTGGTTTTTCTGGGGGGAGTGCTCGTAGTAGTGCTGTTCGCGGCGCTGCTTGCTCCGCTCTTCATAGACTGGACCGATTTTCGCAAGAATTTCGAGGATCAGGCGAGTCGGATCATCGGCAAGAAGGTGACCGTTCATGGCACCGTCGACGCTCGCCTTCTGCCTTTTCCTTCCGTGACGTTGCATGATGTCCGTGTCGGCCAGGAAGCCGACGGAACGCCGTTGGTGCAGATCGCCCAATTCTCGATGGATGCCGAATTGGCGCCGTTCCTGTCCGGCGAAGCTCTGATTTTCGATATGCGTGTTTCCGAGCCCAAGGTACGTCTGCGGCTATTGAAGGATGGGACGCTCGACTGGATGCGCGGCAGTCAGCCGGAAATCCCCGCCAAGTCGGTGGTGCTCGAAGGCGTGCATGTCGACGGTGGCGATATCCAGTTCATCGACGAGCAATCCGGCCGCACGCGACACATCACCGACCTCAACGCGGAAATGTCCGCCCGGTCGCTGGCAGGCCCCTGGCGAATCGACGGGGATGCGGCGCTCGACGGCGAGCACGGCAATTTCAGCATTGCCAGCAGCCAGCCTGACGACAACGGCGTATTGCGCGTCCACACTCGATTGCTGCCGGACCGCCATCCCCTCAATGTCGATCTCGACGGCGAGTTGAAGCTGGTCAAAAGCAAGCCGGACTATATCGGCATGTTCACGGCGGGGATCGAAGACAAGCAGACCCATAAGCCCGCCGACGAACAGGTTCAGCCTCGCGTCAAGGGTCGTTTCGAGCTTACCAACGAGCGCATCCGGATTCCGGAATATCGCCTCGAAGTGGGTGCAGCGGACGATCCCTATGTCGTGACGGGGGAGGCGACGCTGGATACCGGCACCAAGCCGGAATTCCTGCTGACGGCCGACGGCCAACAGATCGATGTCAACCGCCTCGGCAACACGCAGGGCACCAACGGCAAGACCAACCGCAATCCTTCGATTTCCGCACGCCAGCGACTGAACAGCCTCATTGCCATCGCCGCCGAAATCCCGATACCGCAAGTGCCCGGCAAGGCGACGTTCCGCCTGCCGGCGATCGTTGCCGGCGATACGACCGTGCGCGACGTACAGCTCGACCTGGAGCCTGCCGGAACCGGCTGGAAGATCGACCATGCGATCGGCACGCTGCCGGGCCGTACCCAGGTCGAAGCCAGGGGCAATTTGATGCTGCAGGGCGATCCGAATTTCATCGGCAATCTGGTGGTCGCCTCCAATCAGCCATCGGGCCTGGCATCCTGGCTGGTGGGTTCGGTCGATCCTGCGATCCGGCAGTTGCGGCAGGCCGGCTTTTCTGCCGATGTCAGCCTGCGCCATGATGAGCAGCGCTTCGAAAATCTTGAAATCGCCATCGGCTCGGCAACCCTCAAGGGCCAGCTCGACAGGCAGGCGCCGGCCGACAACAAGGCGCCGAGGCTTGCCGTCGATCTCAGCGGCGATGCGCTCGATCTCGATGCGCTGAGGGCGTTGACGGGTCTATTCACCGGCCAGGATGCCGGCGAGACCTTGCTTGATCACCGGATTACGGCGCACCTGAAAGCGGATCAATTCACCGCTTTCGGCGTGCAGGCCGATAACGTCGAGACATCGTTTTCGATCGCCGATGGTGCGCTGACGCTCGACAAGCTTGCGGTGCGCGATGTCGCCGGTGCCGAGATTACCGCAACCGGCCGTGCCAACGGTTCGCTGCTGGACTATAAGGGGTCGGGCGAAATCACCTTCAAGGCGGCCGATCCCGGGCCCTTCTTCGATATGCTGAGCCAGCATCTGCCGCATCACCCGGCGATGGACCGGCTGGTACGAAACGCCGCCTGGTATGGAAATACGGCCCTTCGCGGCGCGCTGACACTTGGAGGCGATCAGGGCGATGGGCTGGCGGTAACGCTTGCCGGTGTTTCGAACGGCAGCCGCGTCAATCTCGATTACCGCATGTCCGACCTTTTGGCACTGACCGGAAAAGGGACGACGACGCTGGAGGCGACGCTTGAGAATTCGGTGACGTCGATCCTGTTCGGCCAGGCGGGTCTCGATCCGCTGCCTGTCGAAGCCGATGCCAATGGCCGCCTGACGCTGAAGGTGATGGCAAACGGCACTGATCCGGCGGATGCGGCACTGACCTTTGCCACCGACAAGACCTCGTTCACCGCCACTGGCAAGGTCGACGTGCGTCCTGCGACCTTTCTCAACGGCAAGATCGCGCTATCGCTCGAGAGTGCCGATATTGATCCCTATTTCGTTATGAACGGCATCGGCATACCGCAGATGGGTACGGGCTTGCCGGTCAAATTTCAGGCAAATGCTGCACTCGATGCCGGCAAGATGGTATTCTCCGATATGAAGGGCCAGCTTGCCGACAACAATGTTTCGGGCACGCTCACCTTCGACCGCAAGGCCCAGAATACCAAGGCGACCGGCGAGCTGGCGCTCGACAAGGCGGATCTCGGCTGGTTGGGCGAAGCGATCTACGGGCCGATTACGGATGCCGCGACAGGCAACCTCGCCAAGGCCAAGCTTGGGCTGCCGATGTTCAGCGGACTTGATCTCAACGTCAAGCTTTCGGCCAAGCAGTTGTGGCCGGGTATCTTCGGCCCGATCTCGAATTTCAGCACGAACGCCGCCTATAGGGGCGAAGAACTGCGGCTGAACGATATTGCCGGCGCCTGGAACGGCGGCACGCTTAGCGGCAATCTGATGTTTGCGAATTCCGACGGTACCGGGCTGATGCAGACGAAACTCAACCTTGCCAACGGCGATCTTGCCGCTGTCGCCTGGCAACGTGATGGCGCGCCGCTCGCCAGTGGCCGCTTCGGCTTGGGACTGAGCATGGAAGCCAGCGGCAAGAGCCTGGGGGAACTAGCCGCCAACGCCAGCGGCTCGGGCGAGATCAAGCTTGGCGATACGCATGTCCGCGGCCTCAATCTCTCGGTCTTGCCGCCGCTGTTGTCGGCCACCGACCAGATCCAGGGTGAGATCACGGCCGACAAAGTGCTGCCGATCGTGCAGACATTGCTCAACAACGGCGAGGCGGCGCTGCCGGCCATGAGCATACCGTTCAATATTTCGAGCGGCGTCATTCGTGCCGCCAATATCAGCACAGGTAATGATTTGGCGAAGCTTTCGGGCAATGCCGAGATCAGCTTGGCGGACGAGCGCATCCGTGGCTCGCTCGGCATCGATTTCAAAGCCGGCAACGAGGCGCTCACCGGCGCCGAACCGGCACTGCGCCTCGATTTTGCCGGTCCGTTGGCGACGCCGGGACGGACGATGGATGTGACCGATGTCACAAGCTTCCTGTCGCTGCGCGCCTTCGAACGCGAGCGCCAGCGCGTCGAGCGGCTTCAGGCAAGCGTGTTGGAAAAGCAGCGGCTTCGACGTGAGGTGTCGCTCTACAAATACACTGCCGCCGCACGCGAAGCCCAGCGTCAGCGCGATGCGGCCATCGAGCAGCAGCGTCGCGCCGAGGAGCAGCGCTTGAGGGAACTGGCGCGCCAAGCCGACGCGGAAAAGCAGGCGGAAGATGCAGCCAAGGCAAAGGCCAATGCGGAAGCCCGAGCGAAGGCGGAGGCCCAGCAATTGCCTGCGCTTAATGGACAGGTGCCGCAGACAGGTGCGCCACTGAACTTTAACAGCCTTCCCGGCATCGCCCGATAA
- a CDS encoding DUF4169 family protein produces the protein MSAEIVNLRQFRKKQTRLEKEKQAEQNRVTFGRTKAEKNLTKALNDKATKAHEAGHIKPPKTDD, from the coding sequence ATGAGTGCCGAAATCGTCAATCTGCGCCAGTTCCGCAAGAAACAGACACGCTTGGAAAAAGAAAAGCAGGCGGAGCAGAATCGCGTTACCTTCGGCCGCACCAAGGCGGAGAAGAACCTGACCAAGGCGCTCAACGACAAAGCGACAAAAGCGCATGAGGCCGGCCACATCAAGCCGCCTAAAACAGACGACTGA
- a CDS encoding amino acid ABC transporter permease, translated as MIQFTTWDVLRGLLLATRWTILLSLVSFIGGGAVGAILLFLRIGKSRAARIAVKYFVELFQGTPLLMQLFLAFFGLGLFGIDVPAWLAAGVALILWSAAFLTEIWRGCVEAVAKGQWEASASLGMGYLQQMRHVILPQALRIAVPPTVGFSVQVVKGTALTSIIGFVELSKAGTVITNATFQPFTVYGFVALIYFALCWPLSKSSQILERKLNVAHRGH; from the coding sequence ATGATCCAGTTCACAACTTGGGACGTTCTGCGCGGCCTGCTTCTCGCCACACGCTGGACCATTCTGCTTTCGCTCGTTTCTTTCATCGGCGGCGGCGCCGTCGGTGCGATCCTGCTATTCCTGCGCATCGGCAAAAGCCGAGCCGCGCGTATCGCCGTCAAGTATTTCGTCGAACTCTTTCAAGGCACGCCGCTGCTGATGCAGCTCTTTTTGGCCTTCTTCGGCCTCGGCCTCTTCGGCATCGATGTACCGGCATGGCTGGCGGCCGGCGTTGCTCTGATCCTCTGGTCGGCAGCCTTTCTCACCGAGATCTGGCGTGGCTGCGTCGAGGCCGTGGCGAAAGGCCAGTGGGAAGCCTCCGCCAGCCTCGGCATGGGCTACCTCCAGCAGATGCGCCACGTCATCCTGCCGCAGGCGCTTCGCATTGCCGTGCCGCCGACGGTCGGTTTCTCCGTGCAGGTCGTCAAGGGAACAGCCCTGACCTCGATCATCGGCTTCGTCGAACTTTCGAAAGCCGGCACAGTCATCACCAACGCGACGTTCCAACCGTTTACCGTCTACGGCTTCGTCGCCCTCATCTATTTCGCCCTATGCTGGCCGCTATCGAAGAGCAGCCAAATCCTGGAAAGGAAACTCAATGTCGCTCATCGAGGTCACTGA
- a CDS encoding transporter substrate-binding domain-containing protein: protein MALGMAMLTMGSLSSPRAARADALSDITSRGTLRVAVPQDFPPFGSVGADMAPMGYDIDMANLIGEKLGVKTELVPVTSANRIPYLQTNKVDLVISSLGKNAERQAVIDFTDAYAPFFNGIFGPADVTAAKPEDLSGKTIGVTRGAIEDLALTKVAPQDATIKRYEDNNGTISAFLSGQVDLIATGNVVAAAILAKNPPKKPEMKFLITNSPCFVGLNKNEPALQKKINDIIAAAKADGTLAKISQKWLGADLPAGF, encoded by the coding sequence ATGGCACTCGGTATGGCGATGCTGACAATGGGGTCGCTTTCGAGCCCGCGTGCAGCCCGGGCAGACGCCTTGAGCGATATTACGTCGAGGGGCACGCTCCGAGTCGCCGTTCCCCAGGACTTTCCTCCTTTCGGCAGTGTCGGGGCGGACATGGCGCCCATGGGCTATGATATCGACATGGCAAACCTGATCGGCGAAAAGCTCGGCGTCAAAACCGAACTTGTGCCGGTCACCAGCGCCAATCGTATCCCCTACCTTCAGACGAACAAGGTCGACCTCGTGATTTCGAGCCTCGGCAAGAATGCCGAGCGCCAGGCCGTCATCGACTTCACCGACGCCTACGCCCCCTTCTTCAACGGTATCTTCGGTCCCGCCGACGTGACGGCTGCCAAGCCTGAAGACCTTTCCGGCAAGACGATCGGCGTGACCCGTGGCGCCATCGAGGATCTGGCGCTGACGAAGGTCGCGCCGCAGGATGCGACGATCAAGCGCTACGAGGACAACAACGGAACGATCTCCGCCTTCCTCTCGGGCCAAGTGGATCTCATCGCTACCGGAAACGTTGTCGCCGCGGCTATTCTCGCCAAGAACCCGCCAAAGAAGCCAGAGATGAAATTCCTCATCACCAACTCGCCCTGCTTCGTCGGCCTGAACAAAAACGAGCCCGCACTGCAGAAAAAGATCAATGACATCATCGCCGCTGCCAAGGCCGATGGAACATTGGCCAAGATATCGCAGAAATGGCTGGGCGCCGACCTGCCCGCCGGCTTCTGA
- a CDS encoding SspB family protein — protein sequence MGQDHIRYDILAQDALRGVIRKVLTEVGTTGRLPGDHHFFITFLTGAAGVRISQHLKSKYPEQMTIVIQHQFWDLKVTESQFEIGLSFSDVPEKLVIPFNAIRGFYDPSVNFELEFDVPLTDDEEVTSGEITAYPVSAEGSEEPAAAKDGEEKKPGSVVSLDAFRKKQ from the coding sequence ATGGGGCAGGATCATATCCGCTATGATATTTTGGCACAGGACGCCCTGCGTGGGGTCATCCGTAAGGTGTTGACCGAGGTCGGCACCACCGGCCGTCTGCCCGGTGACCATCATTTCTTCATCACCTTTCTGACCGGTGCGGCCGGCGTGCGCATTTCGCAGCACCTGAAGTCGAAATATCCTGAACAGATGACCATCGTCATCCAGCATCAGTTCTGGGATCTGAAGGTGACAGAAAGCCAGTTCGAGATCGGCCTTTCCTTCTCCGATGTCCCGGAAAAGCTGGTCATCCCGTTCAATGCGATCCGCGGCTTTTACGATCCGTCCGTGAATTTCGAGCTGGAATTCGACGTGCCACTCACAGATGACGAGGAAGTGACCTCCGGCGAGATTACCGCCTATCCGGTATCGGCCGAGGGCAGCGAGGAGCCTGCGGCCGCCAAGGACGGCGAGGAGAAGAAGCCGGGATCGGTCGTCTCCCTCGACGCATTCCGCAAGAAGCAATAG
- a CDS encoding amino acid ABC transporter ATP-binding protein, translating to MSLIEVTEVRKSFGANEVLKGINLDVEPGEVIAIIGKSGSGKSTLLRCLNGLETIDDGAISVAGAQLLPDDVHLKALRLKVGMIFQQFNLFPHLSAGRNVMLSQMVVKKATKNDAEAMARRMLDRVGLGHKFDAYPDELSGGQQQRVAIARALAMQPIALLCDEITSALDPELVAEVLAVVRELAGEGMTLLMVTHEMKFARDVCSRVVFMHQGRVHEIGPPADVFANPQTPELKQFLGMH from the coding sequence ATGTCGCTCATCGAGGTCACTGAAGTCCGCAAGAGCTTTGGTGCGAACGAGGTCCTGAAAGGCATCAACCTCGATGTCGAGCCCGGCGAGGTGATCGCCATCATCGGCAAAAGCGGCTCGGGTAAATCGACGCTGCTGCGCTGCCTCAATGGGCTGGAAACGATCGACGACGGCGCAATCTCGGTGGCCGGCGCACAGCTCCTGCCCGATGATGTGCACCTGAAGGCACTGCGGCTGAAGGTCGGCATGATCTTCCAACAGTTCAATCTCTTTCCGCATCTGAGCGCCGGCCGCAACGTCATGCTGTCGCAAATGGTCGTCAAGAAGGCCACCAAGAACGACGCCGAGGCGATGGCGCGGCGCATGCTCGATCGCGTCGGGCTCGGACACAAGTTCGACGCCTATCCCGACGAACTCTCGGGCGGTCAGCAGCAACGAGTCGCCATTGCCAGGGCGCTCGCCATGCAGCCGATCGCGCTGCTTTGTGACGAGATCACCTCAGCGCTCGATCCCGAACTGGTGGCCGAAGTTCTCGCGGTCGTCCGCGAACTTGCCGGTGAAGGGATGACGCTGTTGATGGTGACACACGAAATGAAGTTCGCCCGCGACGTCTGCTCGCGCGTCGTCTTCATGCACCAGGGCCGCGTCCATGAAATCGGCCCGCCGGCCGATGTTTTCGCCAATCCGCAAACGCCTGAGCTCAAGCAATTCCTCGGCATGCATTGA
- a CDS encoding thymidylate synthase — translation MKQYLDLLKHVMDTGIDRGDRTGKGTRSVFGYQMRFDLSEGFPVLTTKKLHLRSIIHELLWFLKGETNIRYLKENGVSIWDEWADENGDLGPVYGHQWRSWPAPDGGHIDQIANLIEGLKTNPNSRRHIVSAWNPAEVDEMALPPCHCLFQFYVADGRLSCQLYQRSGDTFLGVPFNIASYALLTLMVAQVTGLKPGDFVHTLGDTHIYSDHFEQARLQLTRSPKKLPTMRLNPGVKNIFDFKFEDFTLEGYEADAHIKAPVAK, via the coding sequence ATGAAGCAATATCTCGATCTCTTGAAGCATGTGATGGACACCGGCATCGACCGTGGCGACCGCACCGGCAAAGGCACGCGCTCGGTGTTCGGCTACCAGATGCGCTTTGACCTTTCCGAGGGTTTTCCGGTGCTCACCACCAAGAAGCTGCATCTGCGCTCGATCATCCATGAACTGCTGTGGTTCCTGAAGGGCGAGACGAATATTCGCTATCTTAAGGAAAACGGCGTTTCGATCTGGGATGAGTGGGCCGATGAAAACGGCGACCTCGGCCCGGTTTACGGCCATCAATGGCGTTCCTGGCCGGCTCCGGACGGCGGCCATATCGACCAGATCGCCAATCTGATCGAAGGGCTGAAGACCAATCCGAATTCCCGCCGCCATATCGTTTCGGCCTGGAATCCGGCTGAGGTGGACGAGATGGCGCTGCCGCCGTGCCATTGCCTCTTCCAGTTCTACGTCGCCGACGGCAGGCTTTCCTGCCAGCTCTACCAGCGCTCGGGCGATACTTTCCTCGGCGTGCCCTTCAACATCGCCTCCTACGCGCTGCTGACGTTGATGGTGGCGCAGGTGACGGGGCTGAAGCCCGGCGACTTCGTGCATACGCTGGGTGACACGCACATTTATTCCGACCATTTCGAGCAGGCCAGGCTGCAACTGACCCGCAGTCCGAAAAAACTGCCGACCATGCGCCTTAATCCGGGGGTGAAGAACATCTTCGATTTCAAGTTCGAGGATTTCACGTTGGAAGGCTATGAGGCGGATGCGCATATCAAGGCGCCGGTGGCGAAATGA
- a CDS encoding ribbon-helix-helix domain-containing protein — protein MIRKHSATLHGHRTSFSLEDAFWAELKTIANARGTSLAALISEIDDGRDPESNLSSALRLYVLKWLKDRT, from the coding sequence ATGATCCGCAAACATTCCGCCACGCTGCATGGCCATCGCACGAGCTTTTCCCTTGAAGATGCCTTCTGGGCCGAACTGAAGACGATCGCCAATGCGCGCGGCACTTCGCTTGCGGCGCTGATCTCCGAAATCGACGACGGGCGCGACCCGGAGAGCAACCTTTCTTCGGCGCTTCGGCTCTATGTTCTGAAATGGCTGAAGGACCGCACCTGA
- a CDS encoding amino acid ABC transporter permease, whose product MRYHFDFGWLAEYYPVLIKGILITIELTFVGAVVGIAVGITCAWARALGPRWLKPFVAAYVELIRNTPFLIQLFFIFFGLPAAGIHMNEIAAANLAMIINLGAYSCEIIRAGIQATPRGQFEAGASLAMTPFETFRHVILVPSLQRIWPALSSQVVIVMLGSSVVSQIAAEDLTFAANFIQSRSFRAFEAYFVSTAIYLVLAIILRQLLAAAGSLIFPRKVRQ is encoded by the coding sequence ATGCGCTATCACTTCGATTTCGGCTGGCTCGCCGAATACTATCCCGTTCTGATAAAGGGAATTCTCATCACCATAGAGCTGACTTTCGTCGGCGCGGTCGTCGGCATCGCTGTTGGCATCACCTGTGCCTGGGCGCGTGCGCTGGGTCCGCGCTGGCTCAAGCCGTTCGTCGCGGCCTATGTCGAGTTGATTCGCAATACGCCGTTCCTGATCCAGCTTTTTTTCATCTTCTTCGGACTGCCCGCCGCCGGCATCCATATGAACGAGATCGCCGCCGCCAACCTCGCCATGATCATCAATCTCGGTGCCTATAGTTGCGAGATCATTCGCGCCGGCATTCAGGCAACGCCACGCGGCCAGTTCGAGGCGGGAGCCAGCCTCGCCATGACGCCGTTCGAGACCTTCCGCCATGTCATCCTCGTCCCCTCGCTCCAGCGCATCTGGCCGGCGCTGTCGTCACAGGTCGTCATCGTCATGCTCGGCTCCTCGGTCGTCTCGCAGATTGCTGCCGAAGACCTTACGTTCGCGGCAAATTTCATCCAGTCGCGCTCCTTCCGCGCCTTCGAAGCCTATTTCGTTTCCACGGCAATTTATCTGGTTCTGGCGATCATCCTTCGGCAGTTGCTTGCCGCGGCCGGTAGCCTGATCTTCCCGCGCAAGGTTCGCCAATGA